A genome region from Rhinoraja longicauda isolate Sanriku21f chromosome 43, sRhiLon1.1, whole genome shotgun sequence includes the following:
- the LOC144612210 gene encoding cell adhesion molecule CEACAM1-like yields the protein MARLPPLTALALFLVVSTGGSLGFTVVPEHSNLYVRVGRDAIFTVRPSAAIVGGSWVFKGNTIINWVGTNPLILAEYSSRVNVSYTTGTLALETVTERDSGDYRVAVTEQGSSIQASATFKLLALEPVPIPNITANASSFIEYNDTVVLACLATGTNVSYTWIGDGSEIANGGRLELSAGNTRLTITGVLRADGPFACRASNPVSTNTSQPFHLNVFSPGDSEGESRPLPQLHHNSRLRRW from the exons ATGGCGCGGCTGCCGCCTCTGACCGCGCTCGCCCTTTTCCTCGTCGTATCCACGG GCGGGTCGCTGGGGTTTACGGTCGTGCCGGAACACAGCAATCTATATGTCCGAGTCGGGAGAGACGCGATATTCACGGTGCGGCCGTCAGCTGCGATCGTCGGTGGGAGCTGGGTTTTCAAAGGGAATACTATCATTAACTGGGTCGGAACAAACCCGTTGATCCTCGCCGAGTACAGCTCACGGGTGAACGTATCCTACACCACCGGGACGCTGGCGCTGGAGACGGTGACCGAGCGGGACAGCGGGGATTACAGAGTGGCCGTCACTGAACAAGGCAGCAGCATTCAAGCCTCAGCGACCTTCAAACTGCTCGCACTCG AGCCTGTTCCCATACCCAATATCACCGCCAACGCCAGCAGCTTCATCGAGTACAATGACACCGTGGTTTTGGCCTGCCTGGCTACAGGCACCAACGTCTCTTACACCTGGATTGGAGATGGTAGCGAGATAGCCAACGGCGGCAGGTTGGAGCTGAGCGCGGGTAACACAAGACTCACCATCACCGGAGTGTTGCGGGCGGACGGGCCCTTCGCTTGCCGGGCTTCCAACCCGGTTAGCACAAATACAAGCCAGCCGTTCCATCTCAATGTATTCT CCCCCGGAgactccgaaggcgagtcgcggcCGCTCCCGCAGCTCCACCACAACAGCcggctccgcaggtggtga